In Benincasa hispida cultivar B227 chromosome 8, ASM972705v1, whole genome shotgun sequence, the sequence TCATCAAATTCAGAATTAGGGCtctattaattttcatttagatATTCACTATGAATTTAACTTTCTCTTTCCATGCAAATATATTGTTGGATAAATCTTCCaatattgatttgaattttcaaatcatatattatattacttTTCCTAAACcttactttttatatttatctctctTTTCTATTAATATTAACCAAAATCAtatgattttcaaaaaaatttttaGATAATAATTGGTAGGAATAGATTATATCACTGGTAAGAATCTATCaacaatagaagtctatcactaacTTTTATCGctaatagattttgctatatttacaatttttttaaaaaattgttatacGAAAATGTTACCCTACCCAGCTTTAACATtgtctttattataattttgttttaaacatGAAATATATAGATACACATCTTGTTCTTGACcaattcttcttatttttagaTTTGACTTTATCattatctttattttaatttcgtTTTAAACATGAATATAGGGTTTAGTTCATAATTCCTTGTCTTTATCTACAAAATCAACCTCATAAAATAGCTACGTTGTAGGTTTTATGAACTTCAATCTTTTTTCGAATCCTTATTACATGcgttttgaaagtttaaaggttGTGTATTGAAGCTTCCTAGAAAAGAACATTTGAAGCAAGACTCTCATTCTCGGTTTCCTTGTGGTTTTAATTGATAGAGCTTTCAAATGGTTTACAATGGAATAGCTTGATAATCAAAGGTTGGACTATTTTGGGATTTCCATGGGGTAGGGGAGAATGGAAGGTTACTCATTCAATGATGGATTTAATTGATGGAAAAAGAGCTTTTGATTTTTGGGGAAGATGAATAGGCTACATTTgagtttcaaatttgaaattttctgaCACATGTCCTAACCCTTTAAAAATATGTTGATAATTTTATGTGGTTTGAATTAGGGTGTATTTAAGAATTTGTCTAAATCACGAACGTAGCATCTCATTTGCATGATTTAGAGGGTAGTAGCATCTCATTTGCATGACTTGCGATAGTTTGGACCtttgaaaatttgtaattattatttttctagtttgttttgttatttttcaaaaGGATAATTACTTTGTCATTTTTCCAAATAAAATGTTAAAGTATGTTTGTTCTCTCGTTAGctcttaaaaatatatattacttCAAATCAAACCATTTGTTTGATCCAAACTAAATCAAACCAGATTTAATTCGATTTggtttagtatatatatatatatatatatatatatatataatttgattcaatttggtCAGTTTTAGTATTCACCCCTAGTTGGTGAATCACTgcatataaaataaagtaagcattttttatcaataataaccaaaattttagtcccaatttgaaattttgttttcaattttatggttttgaaatgtatgtttctttttttcttaatttcagtTATGTTTTTTACATTTATTAAAGATATACTTATTCcaagttgattttttaaaaagatattattattattatttaatttttaaaaacatataattttttaGAACATTAATAGAAATAATATCTATAAGCTTATCCAACGTAAAAGCATaaataagaagatgaaataattattaaacTAAGTCTTAATGCTAGCATAACCATATTTCAAAAGGAATATGATAAGAGGATTGGATTATCTCTTTcaaaacaaaccaacaaaccaATGTGATGATGAAAGATTGGATCGTGCGTCTAGCATGATAGCATGTACCTTAAAACAGGGGATATTAATCACCTAGGAAACTCTTtccttaaaaatttaaaatgcagatTTGGTCTTTGAGGATCCTTTGGATTCTCTTTGAATTGAATGTCTTTTGGGCCTTtacttttctaatttttgcaGATTGCTCCCCAAACGTTTTCCATAATTATTATTGCCTCGACTTTTCTTCCCCTCGGTAAccgattttttttcatttttgacaCCTCTCCTCGTATTTCTTTACCAACCTTTTTCTTTTCGCAAGACCCTGccaacctttttctttttcctctttttcccCGAAAACTTCTAGAATTATCTTCCACGTCACACTTTaactataaattatttataatcttCCTACCAAAACTTTAATCTTTCCgatatttaactttttaatcGCTAATATACTATAGTTGAAATACACTCACTTTAGCTTAATCTTCTTATATAATTAACTTCTAATTatttaaaagttataataaCACTCTTGAGgacaacttttttatttttggtgtgtaattttttaaagttcatcCGTTTTTCAATATCTTTGGAGGTCAAACTAAAATTTTGACGGTATGTTCTTGACACGAGGGTCTTCAATCTAAATGGTAGATATTTCTTTTAGAGCTTCCTGCAATGAAATTATAATTGGTGATTGGCTACTACTTCAAATGAGATCTTTCTTGTTTATTCTCTTGTAATGATGTTGAAATTTATCATCTTGAGCTATCTATTGTGAATCTCTAGTTGAGAATAGGAAAAAGAACTCATTGTAATCTACTATTGGTTAGAGTGGATTTTTTGGACTTCCatatgtaattttttattctttgctttGAGGAAAATTTTTAACATTAAGATTGCTTGTGTCTTGTGCTTAATTATTACTATTGTTTCTATTTCAGTAATTTCTTATAAGATTCACAcaacacgaaaaaaaaaaaaaaaaggatcttAAGAATACAATATTTATTCCAATAGAATCAACATCTATTCTTAGTTGTTTGTTGAGGTTTATTGACTCTAATCTAAATGGTTATCATTACGGTACTTAGAAGTGAAGATAGCAATTATTGCACCTTCTTGAGAGATTTTTAGTGTAAGAAAAAGGGATATAGTGTAATCTTCATATCATAGTAGAATctaaaattacatgaaattagACGTAGTATTGAATTTTTTTGACAAACCAAATTTTcgtatttcattacttttagaCTGTGGAAGGAAAATTATTTAGGTCATATTGGATTACTCTAATTTACCAGTGGCTTGAACAAACTTATTGAAAATACTAGAATAAATAGAACACAAGGAACCGTAATTGATATGTTATTTACAACGTAAGTGGTCTATATGTAGCCATCATCATCGAATTTGATCGGAATCTTGTCAGTTGTCATAAAGCAGTGAAATAACGAACACAATTATAGATTAAAACATAGAAAAAGTGAAGCAAAATGATAGCACAAGTAGCCTAAGGATTAGAATAAAGTCTTCATCTTTTTGtggaaaaacatattttaaattataaagtttaaattacCCGCAATGAAAGGGGTGATTTTTGGTGAAATTTCGGTAACATTAAgatttaaatcaaatcaaattaaatttcaattttgttataGGCTACACAAAGTTTCACTTTAATCtctctaatttaaaaaaaaaaattaatgtaaaataaacttaatttaattaacataagttcaactaaaaaatttgtggttcattttgatccatgtatttttaataaattttaaatttagtttatgtatttttaataattcttcaatttagtttttcaaaattaaattttatcaatatagCAAGAAAAGACACTATgtaatatatttctaaaattgtAATAAAGTGAATGCTAATAGATACGAACTTATGACAAACCAACctcatacataaaaaaaaatgaatgggtagaaattaaaatggttttttaaacaataattaGTTAATAAAGTTGTCCAAATAGAATCGAGATTTTTGTTGACTCAAACAATTTTTAAGTCAAATTAAATTTCTAGATTGAgaatattcaaaattgaaactaaactcaCCAAATGGTCGAACCTTAGTATAGGTTAGCTATAAGTAATTGAaatgtattattttatattattttagagTTAGAAAGTTTATGTTCTCATTTGGTACTAAAAGAGGCACCAACTTAGCATGTAACTTGCAAATGAAACTTTACCGAAActgataaatttgtaattgacttGAGATATAAAAGCATCCTTGAATGTGCAAGATAaacaagaagaaagaaaaagaaatgagagagttttatattaaaaatggagAGGAGTCTACGGAAGAgagaattggaaaattaaaattgcaGATAAAGGATCATAATCTGGTTTCTACTCCCAATGAAAAGGAAGAGTAGAGGGGGATTGATTTCCAGAATTGTCGGAGGAAATTCCGAAGATTCCAGAGAAATTAAGAGCCGCatgaggaggaggaggaggaggatgatgatgatgaatgTCATTTGGAATCTGACCGGAAGAAGAATCAGAAGTATCAAAAGTGTTTGGATGGGTTAAAGGGTGCAACATAGAAATGGCGACGTTACGTTGTTGTTGTAGCTGATGATCACTCTGAATCTGTGTCTGTGGTGATGACAGAAGAGAGAGAGCACAATCTGATTCACTAACTCCAATTTTGAACCTGTCGTAAATCATCTTGTTCCTTTCGCTGCCACCGTCACCGTTGTCTGGCAGGGTATTGATGGTTCGAAGGAGGGGTTGGCAAGTTGTCGGTCCCCCGTGCAAGAACCCCAATGGCTGCGAGGCTTTGTAGTTGTTGTTGCTGCTTTGGTCAGATGCTTCTACAAATAGGCTCTGTTTTTCGAGGAAATTTAGTTGTGGGTTCCGGTTGTGGTGGACTGCGGGATCTGTTGCGCCATCGCTGACCCCAGATGACCACCCGTGACTGCTCACCGTCGTCGATGGGAAAACTTGTGAGCTTGTAAATGGCAACAACTGGGGACCTGAAACAATTGCACCTTACTTCTAGTTTTTAGATTTCTCCATTCAAAACCACGCCATAAACTTCAATTTACTTTGTAATATTTTGTTACTTATACATCTATGTTTTATGAattcttttataatattttagaaATGTTGATTCATTCTCTACGTGGATATCGAATTTACCTAAATGTGAATGAACCAATGTAAATATTTACATGcgcttaaaattttaatattgagTAATTACCTTTTGCCAAGTCttgaatttaaagattaaaacaAATCAATTAACTTGGATAATCAAATTAGACTCTAAAATGTTACCATTTTTACTTCGACTCAAATATCGCTAATTCACTACCTCATTTTAATCCCAAAAAAGTGTAAGAATCTTcgcaa encodes:
- the LOC120082600 gene encoding squamosa promoter-binding-like protein 13A, whose amino-acid sequence is MASSTSGSSKRARGTHNGNTQPVSCLVDGCNSDLSNCRDYHRRHKVCELHSKTPQVTISGLKQRFCQQCSRFHSLEEFDEGKRSCRKRLDGHNRRRRKPQTDPLPRSAGSFSYHQGPQLLPFTSSQVFPSTTVSSHGWSSGVSDGATDPAVHHNRNPQLNFLEKQSLFVEASDQSSNNNYKASQPLGFLHGGPTTCQPLLRTINTLPDNGDGGSERNKMIYDRFKIGVSESDCALSLLSSPQTQIQSDHQLQQQRNVAISMLHPLTHPNTFDTSDSSSGQIPNDIHHHHPPPPPPHAALNFSGIFGISSDNSGNQSPSTLPFHWE